TTCGCGTTCCCGTCGATTCTGCTGGCGATTGCGATCATGGCCGCGTTGGGTAAGGGCGTGACGAACGCGATGATCGCCATCGGCGTGGTGTACATCCCCATCTTCGCGCGCATCGCGCGCGGCGCGACGCTCTCCGTCAAGGAGGAGGACTTCATCCTCGCCTCGCGCGCGATTGGGGCCAGGGACCGGCATATTCTGCGCGCCCACATCTTCCCTAACATCGTGTCCCCGATCATCGTGGAGGTCACGCTGAGCCTGTCGTTTGCGATTCTGGCGGAGGCGGCGTTGAGTTTCTTCGGGTTGGGCACACAGATCCCCGATCCGAGCTGGGGGCGTATGCTGAAGGAAGGCCAGACGTTTTACCAGCAGTCGATCTGGATGAGCATCTTCCCCGGCCTGGCGATCATGCTGACCGTCATGGGCTTCAACTTCCTGGGGGATGGACTGCGTGACGCGCTCGATCCCAAGCTGAAGAACGGCTGACCGGCCCTGATGACATCCCGACCGAACGCCCTTCAACTGGCAGGGCTGGCGCTGCTGTCGTGCGGCAGTCTCGCCCTGGAAATCGCGCTGACGCGCCTGCTTGCGACGATTTATTACCCGCAATACGTGTTCGTGGCGATCTCGCTGGCGGTGCTGGGCATCGGCCTGGGCGCGGCGCTGGCATCATGGCGACCTGCGTGGGTCCGGCGCGTGCCGGTTGCCGCCACGATGAGCCTCGCCGGGCTGGGTGCGCTGATCCTGGTCGCGGTCGTCGTGCTGGCCGCCGCCGCCGATCTGCGCCCGCTGGTCTTCGCGCTCACCACGCTGCCTTACCTGTGTACCGGCGTGGCACTCACGGCGATCTTCAGCCTCGCGTCGGGTGACAGCCCGCGCCTGTACATGGCCGATTTACTCGGCGCGGGCGCGGGGGCGGTGCTGGCGATCCCGCTGCTGAACGCCTTGGGCGCACTAAACGGCGCGCTGGCCGCCGCCGTGCTGCTGAGTCTGAGCGGAATCCTGTGGCAGCGCCGCGCCCTGCCTGTGGTCCTGACTGTGGGTATCGCGCTGGCGCTGGCCGGGAACCTTGCCGCCGGGTGGCTCGCGCTCGACATGTCCGATCTGGGCACGAACAAGCCGGTCGAGGCCAGCCTCGCGGACGGCGCGTTGATCGCAACCGAATGGGACTCGTTCGCCCGGACCGATCTGATCGATCCCGGCGAAGGACGGCCTTACCAGCTCTACGTCGACGGTGCGGCGGGGTCGGTGATGCCGCCGGCGGGCATCGATCAGGCGCTGCTGCGCGACATCGGATTCTTCCCGTTCGCGACGGCCCAGCCCGAACGCGTGTTGGTGATCGGGCCTGGCGGCGGGCTAGACGTGTGGTTCGGGCTGCAAAGCGGCGCGCGCGAGATCGTCGCCGTGGAGGTGAATCCGGCCAGCGTGGATCTGGTGAAGTCGTACGCGGATTACAACGGCGACCTGTACGGCCAGCCCAATGTGCGCGTCGAGGTAGACGAGGGGCGCAGCGTGCTGCGGCGCGAGAACCGCGATTATGACCTGATCTTCCTCTCGCAGGTGGTCACGTCTACGGCAGAGCGCAGCGGCTATGTGCTGTCCGAAAGCACGATCTACACCGTCGAGGCATTCGGCGATTACCTCGATCACCTGCGGCCCGACGGCCAGATCGCGCTCAAGCTGTACGACGAGCCGACGCTGACGCGCGCGCTGTCGGTGGCGGTTGCCGCGTTCAACGCGCGCGGCCTGTCGGACGCCGAGGCGCTGGCGCACGTTGAGATTTACGTCGATTCCAGCGCGGACCCGGCCATTCCGCTGCTGGTGGTGCGCGCCACGCCGTTCACGCGCAACGAGGCGCTGGCGGATGGTGCGGTGGCGGTTGAAGTGGGGTTCGATCCGCTGTTTCTGCCGCAGGTGCTGGCCGACGCGCCCTTCGACGCGATCGAGGCGGGCACGACGGACTTCGATACGCTCATCGACGAGGCGGGGATCGACCTCTCCGCGCCGACGGACGACCGCCCATTCTTCTTCCAGTTCGAGCGCGGCCTGCCGGATACGCTGGCGCGCCTGCTGCTCGGCATCATCGCGCTGATCGCAGTCGGTGGGGCGCTGCTGATCCTCGTGCAGCGGCGCTCCGCGTCCACAGGGTACGCGTGGTCGCCGCTCTATTTCGCCGCGTTGGGCGCGGGGTTCATCAGCATCGAGACGACCGTCATCCAGCAGACGCGCCTGTTCCTCGGCCATCCCACCCTGGCGGTGACGACGGTCCTGGCGGTGATGCTGGTCGGCGGCGGCCTCGGCAGTTGGATGGCCGGGCGCTGGATCGAGGCCAAACCGGGCCGCGTCCCGGCGCTGCCTGCCGCCGGCGTGGCGCTGGTGCTGGTGTTCTGGGCGCTCACCTGGCCGGTCATCGGCGACAGCTTCCAGACGGCGGGGCAGGCGCTACGCGTGACGATGGCAGCCGTTACGCTGCTGCCGCTGGCGCTGCTGATGGGCATGCCGTTCCCGCTGGGCTTAAAGGCGCTGGACGGGGCAGGCGCGCGGCGGATCCCGCTGGCGTGGGCGGTCAACGGCATCGCGACCGTCTTCGGCTCGGTGGGTGCGACGGCGCTGGCGATGCTGGCCGGGTTCAACAGCGTGCTGGTCGCCAGCGCGGTGGTGTATCTGCTGGCCGGGCTGCTCGCGCGGTGGGCGGTTGCGCCGCCCACCGTGGAAGTGTAGAACGTTATGACCTTACAGTCCCCATCCCCGGTGCCTTCCCCCATGCAAAGCAATTGAGACGGCGGTTTTGCCGCTCAAAAAGCGCATAACACGCTTTAGCTCTGCGTTTTCTCGAAACGACAAAAAATCCCCAGGTTTTGTCTGGGGATTCTGGTGGGTTGCGACACTCAGCAGGCTACTCGTCGGCCAGAATGCGATTGACGACCATCTGCCGGAATTCCGGCGAGAGGCTGGCGAAGTAGGCGCTGAAGCCCGTCACGCGCACGACGAGGTCGGGGTGGCGCGTGGGGTCCTCGTGCGCTTCGAGCACCTTCTGTTTGTCGAGAATGTTCATATTGATCTGCGTGCCGCCCAGCTCGAAGTGCGAGCGGATGAGCTGCGACACGACCTCGACCGCGTTGTCCTGGTCGATGATGCTCATGTCCAGCTCGATTTGCAGCGGCGCGGTGTTGCCGTAGCCCGGCTGCACGGCGGCGACCGCCGCGGCCATCGCGGTCGGCGCGCCGTCCTTGCGGAAGCCGGGATCGGGGTTCGCGCCGTGTGAGATCAGATCCCCGGCGTGGCGACCGTTCGGCGTCGCGCCCAGATGTTCCCCGAACTTGACCGTATAGGCCCACGAAAACAGGCCGGGCAGCATCTTGATGCCGGAGGGCGTGGGGTGTTCCAGCACCAGCCGCGTGTACATCTGCGACAGGCGCGCGGCGTAGTCGTCGGCCAGCGTGCCGCCGTGCCCGTAGTGCGGCACGTGCTTCATCATCAAGCGGGCGCGCTCGCCTTCCGGCCCGGCCCAGTTCGTGTCGAGGTAGTGCAGCAGCTCCGCCCAGGTCAGGCGACCTTCGTCCACGATGCGCTGCCGGATCGCCGCGAACGAGTCGGCGGTGGTCGCCAGCCCCGCACCGTCCACGGCAATGTTGGTGTAGTCCAGGCCGCCATGTGAGGCGTCCTCGCCGCGCTCGATAGGGCCGGTGCAGCACAGGTCGAGCACGAGTTCGGGGAAGACCTCGTGCATGTGCGCGATGTGGAAGTCGATGCCCTGCGCGATGGTGGCGACGGCGCGCCGCAGGTGATCCTCGAAGCGCTGTTCGAGCAGTTCCAGGCTGGGCGTGACGGTCGGATCGGCCAGCATGTCGTGCAGCGCGACGTCGAACACGACCGCGAGGTTGATCTTGATCAGGTCGTTCATGCCGTACTCGCGCCCCGGGATGCCGCACCAGTTGCAGCCGGAGTACTTGCGATCACGGCCATCTTCTAGCGGGTAGCCGTTTTTGGCGAAGTCCGGCACGGTGTTGTCCACGCCGAGGAACTTGGGGATGCCCGTCTTGTCTTCGAGCATGATCTCAACGCCCCGGCGCAGCAGGGCTTCGCTGGTGCCGCGCCCGACGGCAATCGCCACGTTGGCGGGGATCTTCAGCCAGCGCGCGGCTTCGAGCACCAGGAACGAGACGGGGTTGGTCACGTCGCGCCCGGCGCGGTCCGGCCCGCCAAGCTGGCAGTACATCGTGTCGCGCAGCAGCATACACGCGATGTGGAAGATCGCCTCGTCGTCGGTCAGGCGGCCCGCTGCGATGTCGGCCTCGTAATAATCGAGCAGCAGCGTATCGAGCTGGCCAACCGCGCCGCTGCCGTTGTACATGCGCGCGATCATCTCGTACCACAGCAGCCACTGGCACGCCTCGCGGAACGTCTGCGGCGGCGCGCTGACGATGTGTGCGTTTACCTCGGCAATTTCAAACAGGTTCCGGCGGCGCTGAGGATTGTCTTCCGCCTCGGCCAGCGCGCGAGCGGCCTCGGCATGGCGTTGGACCCAGTTCTGCGCGCCGAGTACGACCGCTTCCAATCCGTCGTAAAACGGCTCCTTTGCCGGGCCGTGCGACGCGCGGTTGGCGCGGATGTGATCGAGCAGGCCGCCCCAGCCCAGGCGCAGACCGATGGCGATGTCGGGCGTGAGGTGCTGCATGCCGCCGATGCCGTGCAGAAGCTGGTACTGTTCCTGCACGGGCTTCAGATGTTCGTAGCTGAGGTCGGGGTTCCAGTGCGGGCGGCGGTAGGACGTGAAGTTGAGCATGTACGCCCCGGCCAGCGAACTGAGCGGATCGATGGTGACGGGGTGGCGTTCCAGCAGCGCGCGGTAATTGTCGCCTACGGCTTTGGGGCCGAAGAAACCGCCGCTGGGGTGGTTGCTGGTGACCTCGAAGCCCTTGATGATGCTGTCGCGGATCATGATGCCGGACGGACTCATGACGTGCACGTAGTCGCGCTGATCCTCCGGCGGCAGGATTTGCCCCCAGTCGTCGAAGTCCATATCGCCCAGCAGCGTTTGTTTTTCGCGCGTGCAGCGCAGTTTTTCTTCGCGCAGCGCGTCGATCCGCTGCTGGTAGGTGAGTTCGGTCACATCGAGTGAGAGTGCCATAGGGGTTCCATCCTGCTGATCTGTCACTGTGCGTTCGGGATAATTGCCGAGGGATCTCCGGCGTGAATCATGGCGTGCGCGCGCTGGCTGAGCGCGTCCATCTGGGCCTTGCTGAGCGGCTCCAAGTCGCGGGCGCGGTTGGCCCGGCCCAGGCCACGATATTTGTCGCCTGCAAGCTGGTGGAAGCGCAGCAGCTGGTAGCGGACTGGCGCGGGCGTCTCGCCACGGACGGCGCAGGACGCCGCGCGGGCCGCGATCAGGTCGCGCACGAAGCCCGCGATGCGGTCGATGACTTCGGGCGCGTCATTGTAGGTGGGGATGACCGGCGTGCGGAACAGCAGCGGCTTGTCCGTTTCGGTCGCCAGATGGCGCGCGGTGCTCAGAATGTGTGTGTTAGGCACGCCCGTGCCGTCGCGGTGGCGCTCCGAATCGAGGTGCTTGAGGTCCATCATGACCAGATCGACCAGGGGCAGCACCGGTTCGAGCGTGGACCAGGGGTAATGCCCCGCCGTCTCGATCGCGGTGTGGATGTCCTCGGCGCGGCAGCGCGCCAGCAGTGCGGCGGTGAAGTCGGCTTGCAGCATCGGCTCCCCACCGGAAAGCGTCACGCCGCCCTCGTCGCCGTAGAAGCTGCGGTCCTGCAAAATCTCGGCCATGACCTCGTCCACGGACCACGCACGGCCCACCAGCACGCGTGCGTTGGCGAAACAGTCGTCGATGCACTCGCCGCAGACGGTGCACTGCTGCGGATCGTACGTGACGACGCCGTCGTCCGTGATCGTGTTCGCGCCGTGCTCGCACAGCGCGACGCACGCCCCGCAGCCGATGCAGCGCTCCGGGTAGAACTCGATCTCCGGCGGGCGGCGAATCGATTCCGGGTTGTGGCACCAGAAGCAGCGTAGCGAGCAGCCTTTGAGGAAGACCGTCGTGCGGATGCCGGGGCCGTCGTGCAGCGAAAAGCGCTGGATGTCGAACACTGTGCCGTGCATAAAACCGCCTGCTTTCGGGATCAGCAGCCTTTGATCGACAGGCCGCCGTCTACCTTGATGATCGTGCCGGTAATGAAGGAGGACTCGTCCGAGGCCAGGAAGACGACTAACTGCGCGACCTCGTTGGGCTGGCCGAAGCGGCCCAGCGCGTGCCAGCTGTTCCACGTGCTGGCGAGTTCTTCGGGGTCGTCCGCTTCCTCGAAGATTTTTTCGTTCATGGGCGTCATGATCGTGCCGGGCGCGATGGCGTTGACGCGAATGCCGCGCGCGCCGTATTCGACCGCGACCTGCTGCGTCAGCGCGAGCACGCCGCCCTTCGCCGCCGCGTAACCGGCCCAATCCTCGAAGCCCATCAGCGCCTGCACGGAGGCCATGTTGATGATCGAGCCGCCGCCGGATTTGACCATCTGCGGGATGGCGAACTTGATGCCGCGCCACATGCCGCTCAGATTGACATTGATGACGCGGGTCCAGTCGTCTTCGCTGATGTCCACGGCGCTGCCGGGGACCGCGATGCCCGCGTTATTGACGTACACGTCCAGCCTGCCGTAATGCGCGACGGCGGCCTCGACCAGCGCCTGCACGTCGCCGGATAGGCCCACGTCCGCGCAGTGGTAGATCGCGTCCCCACCCGCGCGCCCGATCTCGGCCACGACGGCTTCGCCCGCCGCGTCGGCGATGTCCGACACGACGACGCGCGCGCCTTCGGCGGCCAGCGCCAGCGCAGACGCGCGCCCGATGCCCTGGCCCGCGCCCGTTACGATTGCAACTTTTCCATCCAGACGTCCCATTGTGATCTCCTCTATTCCCCCACGAAACGAGGATCGCGTTTTTCGACGAATGCGGCGATGCCTTCCTGCGCATCCCGGCTGTTGTAGAGCCGGAAGAGGACTTCCTGTTCGAGCGCCAGCCCGGTCGGCAGGGCCGCGTCCGGCCCGGTGCGGATCAGGCGCTTCATTTCGCGCGCGGCCAGCGGCGCGATGCGCAGCATGTAGCGCGCCTTGTCCAGCGCGGCGTCCAGCAGCGCGTCCGGCTCGACGACCTCCGCCGCCAGCCCTAATTCGTAGGCGCGCTGGCCGCTCAGACGTCGCCCGGAGAGCAGTACGTCTGCCGCGGCGTAACGACCTACGGCGCGCGTCAGGCGCTGCGTGCCGCCGCCGCCCGGCGACAGGCCGAGCGTGCCTTCGGGCAGACCCAGCCGCGCGGAGGTGCTCACCACCAGCACGTCGCAGCACAGCGCGATCTCGAAGCCGCCGCCGAGCGCGTAGCCGTTGATCGCGGCGATGGTCGGCTTGGGGAAGGCTTCCAGCCAGTCGAACAGGCGGCGGCTGTTGAGCTGGTAGCTCACGAAGGCGTTGAAGCCCTGCTGGCTGTATTCGGTGATGTCTGCCCCGGCGACGAACGCTTTGCCGCCCGCGCCAGTCAGGATCACGACACGCACGGCGGGGTCGCGCTCGATGGTTTGCAAGTGCGCCTCGAATTCGGCCAGCAGCGCCGTGCTGAGCGCGTTCATCTTCTCCGGGCGGTTGAAGGTCAGGACGGCGATCGCGCCGTCGATGAGATCGTAGGTGACGAGGGTTCCGGTCGCCATGCTCAGATCACCCCTTCCGCGTGGAACGTCTCGATCTGTTCGGGTGTGTATCCGGCGGCGCGCAGCACCTCGTCGGTATGCTCGCCGACCAGCGGCGGGCTGAGGCGGATCGTGCCCGGCGTCTCGCTGAAGCGCACCGGCATGCCGATCACTTTGATCGGGCCGAGTTCGGGGTGCTCGACGGTTTGGATCAGGTCGTTGTGCGCCACCTGCGGATCGTGCATCAGGTCTTCGAAGTCCTGCACTTTGGCGCACCACAGGTCACGGGTGGCGAACAGAGCCAGCCAGTGCTCGCTCGATTCGGTACAGACGCGCGTCTCGATCAGCGGCTTGATCGTGTCGCGCTGGTCGTAGGCGGCGCGCGGCGTGTCGTAGGCGGCCAGCTCCGGCAGGTCGAGCAGCTCGCCCAGCACGCTCAGGGAGTTCATCGAAATGGCGATGTAGCCGTCCGACGTGGCGTAAATGCCGAACGGCGCGGCCAGC
This sequence is a window from Aggregatilinea lenta. Protein-coding genes within it:
- a CDS encoding ABC transporter permease; its protein translation is MTAAEVVSLRTEQDEKVKATSLWREAARRFVRHPVGMAGAVLVTLLIFTALAGPTLAPHDPNEFVDFAARFADPSRAYPMGLDDFGRDIFSRIIYGARVSLRVGIIAVSIAAVIGTVLGMIAGFTNRLLDEIIMRLMDILFAFPSILLAIAIMAALGKGVTNAMIAIGVVYIPIFARIARGATLSVKEEDFILASRAIGARDRHILRAHIFPNIVSPIIVEVTLSLSFAILAEAALSFFGLGTQIPDPSWGRMLKEGQTFYQQSIWMSIFPGLAIMLTVMGFNFLGDGLRDALDPKLKNG
- a CDS encoding pyruvate formate lyase family protein is translated as MALSLDVTELTYQQRIDALREEKLRCTREKQTLLGDMDFDDWGQILPPEDQRDYVHVMSPSGIMIRDSIIKGFEVTSNHPSGGFFGPKAVGDNYRALLERHPVTIDPLSSLAGAYMLNFTSYRRPHWNPDLSYEHLKPVQEQYQLLHGIGGMQHLTPDIAIGLRLGWGGLLDHIRANRASHGPAKEPFYDGLEAVVLGAQNWVQRHAEAARALAEAEDNPQRRRNLFEIAEVNAHIVSAPPQTFREACQWLLWYEMIARMYNGSGAVGQLDTLLLDYYEADIAAGRLTDDEAIFHIACMLLRDTMYCQLGGPDRAGRDVTNPVSFLVLEAARWLKIPANVAIAVGRGTSEALLRRGVEIMLEDKTGIPKFLGVDNTVPDFAKNGYPLEDGRDRKYSGCNWCGIPGREYGMNDLIKINLAVVFDVALHDMLADPTVTPSLELLEQRFEDHLRRAVATIAQGIDFHIAHMHEVFPELVLDLCCTGPIERGEDASHGGLDYTNIAVDGAGLATTADSFAAIRQRIVDEGRLTWAELLHYLDTNWAGPEGERARLMMKHVPHYGHGGTLADDYAARLSQMYTRLVLEHPTPSGIKMLPGLFSWAYTVKFGEHLGATPNGRHAGDLISHGANPDPGFRKDGAPTAMAAAVAAVQPGYGNTAPLQIELDMSIIDQDNAVEVVSQLIRSHFELGGTQINMNILDKQKVLEAHEDPTRHPDLVVRVTGFSAYFASLSPEFRQMVVNRILADE
- a CDS encoding glycyl-radical enzyme activating protein produces the protein MHGTVFDIQRFSLHDGPGIRTTVFLKGCSLRCFWCHNPESIRRPPEIEFYPERCIGCGACVALCEHGANTITDDGVVTYDPQQCTVCGECIDDCFANARVLVGRAWSVDEVMAEILQDRSFYGDEGGVTLSGGEPMLQADFTAALLARCRAEDIHTAIETAGHYPWSTLEPVLPLVDLVMMDLKHLDSERHRDGTGVPNTHILSTARHLATETDKPLLFRTPVIPTYNDAPEVIDRIAGFVRDLIAARAASCAVRGETPAPVRYQLLRFHQLAGDKYRGLGRANRARDLEPLSKAQMDALSQRAHAMIHAGDPSAIIPNAQ
- a CDS encoding SDR family NAD(P)-dependent oxidoreductase, whose product is MGRLDGKVAIVTGAGQGIGRASALALAAEGARVVVSDIADAAGEAVVAEIGRAGGDAIYHCADVGLSGDVQALVEAAVAHYGRLDVYVNNAGIAVPGSAVDISEDDWTRVINVNLSGMWRGIKFAIPQMVKSGGGSIINMASVQALMGFEDWAGYAAAKGGVLALTQQVAVEYGARGIRVNAIAPGTIMTPMNEKIFEEADDPEELASTWNSWHALGRFGQPNEVAQLVVFLASDESSFITGTIIKVDGGLSIKGC
- a CDS encoding enoyl-CoA hydratase/isomerase family protein, which produces MATGTLVTYDLIDGAIAVLTFNRPEKMNALSTALLAEFEAHLQTIERDPAVRVVILTGAGGKAFVAGADITEYSQQGFNAFVSYQLNSRRLFDWLEAFPKPTIAAINGYALGGGFEIALCCDVLVVSTSARLGLPEGTLGLSPGGGGTQRLTRAVGRYAAADVLLSGRRLSGQRAYELGLAAEVVEPDALLDAALDKARYMLRIAPLAAREMKRLIRTGPDAALPTGLALEQEVLFRLYNSRDAQEGIAAFVEKRDPRFVGE